AAAAAGACCGACGGCCTGAGTCTCTTCTATACGCGTCTTGACCGCGACCACGTGACGGCGACCGAGATCCCCAAGCTCGGTCGCCATGCGGTTGATTCCAACATCGTCTATTTCGATGATCTGCCGGTCCCCGAAGACGACTTGATCGGTCGGGAAGGCGAAGGTTTCTCGATGATCCTTCACGGTCTTAATCCGGAACGCATTCTCATCGCCGCCGAAGCGGTCGGTCTGGGACGGGCGGCGCTTCACGCGGCGACGGCGTATGCGAAGGAGCGCGTCGTCTTCGATCGCGCGATCGGCATGAACCAGGGTATCCAGCATCCGCTGGCGCACTGCTGGATGAACCTTGAGGCCGCC
This Pseudomonadota bacterium DNA region includes the following protein-coding sequences:
- a CDS encoding acyl-CoA dehydrogenase family protein — translated: KKTDGLSLFYTRLDRDHVTATEIPKLGRHAVDSNIVYFDDLPVPEDDLIGREGEGFSMILHGLNPERILIAAEAVGLGRAALHAATAYAKERVVFDRAIGMNQGIQHPLAHCWMNLEAAFLMTLQAAALYDAGKTCGAEANSAKYLAAEASFKACETAIQTLGGMGYAREYNVERYLREALIPRIAPVSPQMILNFIAEKVLGLPRSY